A stretch of the Acidobacteriota bacterium genome encodes the following:
- the xylA gene encoding xylose isomerase, which produces MADYFVGSREYFPGIGKIRYEGPESDNPLAFKYYDPGRMVGGKSMKDHLRFAVAYWHSFCADGRDTFGDPTHAQGWKRGGDPMTLAEQRLDAAFEFLTKLGAEFYCWHDRDLAPEGATPAESERNLMAMAAKARERQAATGVKLLWGTANLFGDVRYMNGAATNPEFAVVAHAAAQVKAAIDATILLDGEGYTFWGGREGYMSLLNTDLKREKEHLARFLAMARDYARARGFQGVFYIEPKPMEPTKHQYDFDVETVAGFLRRYGLDADFRMNIEANHAELAGHDFHHELETAAAMGLFGSVDANRGDPRCGWDTDQFPIDWRDTTLAMYAVLRAGGFTSGGLNFDAHVRRNSVDPSDLFEAHIGGMDAFAVGLEAAWRLQAEGKLAAFVSERYRSFDSGDGARFERGEMKLGELAALAAGYGTAGRQSGRQERLENLINQALGTVTTVPNRVANRDVPPIAHF; this is translated from the coding sequence ATGGCGGACTATTTCGTGGGATCCAGGGAATACTTCCCGGGCATCGGGAAGATCCGGTACGAGGGGCCGGAGAGCGATAACCCGCTGGCGTTCAAGTACTACGACCCGGGCAGGATGGTGGGCGGCAAGAGCATGAAGGACCACCTCCGCTTCGCCGTGGCCTACTGGCACAGCTTCTGCGCCGACGGCCGCGACACCTTCGGCGACCCCACCCACGCCCAGGGGTGGAAGCGCGGGGGGGACCCGATGACGCTGGCGGAGCAAAGGCTCGACGCGGCGTTCGAGTTCCTCACCAAGCTGGGGGCGGAGTTCTACTGCTGGCACGACCGCGACTTGGCCCCCGAGGGGGCCACCCCCGCCGAAAGCGAGCGGAACCTGATGGCCATGGCGGCCAAGGCGCGGGAGCGGCAGGCCGCCACGGGGGTCAAGCTCCTCTGGGGGACCGCCAACCTCTTCGGGGACGTGCGCTACATGAACGGCGCCGCCACCAACCCCGAGTTCGCCGTGGTGGCCCACGCCGCCGCCCAGGTCAAGGCCGCCATCGACGCCACGATCCTGCTCGACGGGGAGGGGTACACCTTCTGGGGCGGCCGGGAGGGCTACATGAGCCTCCTCAACACCGACCTCAAAAGAGAAAAAGAGCACCTGGCCCGCTTCCTCGCCATGGCCCGGGACTACGCCCGCGCCCGGGGCTTCCAGGGGGTCTTCTACATCGAACCGAAGCCGATGGAGCCGACCAAGCACCAGTACGACTTCGACGTGGAAACGGTGGCGGGCTTTCTGCGCCGGTATGGCCTGGACGCCGACTTCCGGATGAACATCGAGGCCAACCACGCGGAGCTGGCGGGGCACGACTTCCACCACGAGCTGGAGACCGCTGCGGCCATGGGGCTGTTCGGCTCCGTCGACGCCAACCGGGGGGACCCGCGCTGCGGCTGGGACACCGACCAGTTCCCGATCGACTGGCGGGACACCACCCTGGCGATGTACGCCGTCCTCCGCGCCGGGGGCTTCACGAGCGGCGGCCTCAACTTCGACGCCCACGTGCGGCGCAACTCCGTCGACCCCTCCGACCTGTTCGAGGCCCACATCGGCGGCATGGACGCCTTCGCCGTCGGGCTCGAGGCCGCCTGGCGCCTCCAGGCCGAGGGGAAGCTCGCCGCCTTCGTCTCCGAGCGCTACCGCTCGTTCGACTCGGGCGACGGGGCCCGCTTCGAGCGGGGCGAGATGAAGCTCGGGGAGCTGGCCGCCCTGGCCGCCGGGTACGGCACGGCCGGCCGCCAGAGCGGCCGCCAGGAGCGCCTGGAAAACCTAATCAACCAGGCGTTGGGGACAGTCACCACTGTCCCCAACCGCGTCGCCAACCGCGACGTCCCGCCCATCGCCCATTTCTGA
- a CDS encoding aspartate ammonia-lyase, with translation NLPPMQPGSSIMPGKVNPVIPEVVNQIAFKVIGNDLTVTMASEAGQLELNVFEPIIVHSVFESVEMLIQGMNTLRHRCVEGIAANEERCRSLVENSIGLVTALVPWLGYATASDLAREALETGASVYALVLRDNLLSREKLDRILAPENMIRPGKMTAD, from the coding sequence TCAACCTCCCGCCGATGCAGCCCGGCTCGTCGATCATGCCCGGCAAGGTCAACCCCGTCATCCCGGAGGTGGTCAACCAGATCGCCTTCAAGGTCATCGGCAACGACCTGACGGTGACCATGGCGTCCGAGGCGGGGCAGCTCGAACTCAATGTCTTCGAACCCATCATCGTGCACAGTGTCTTCGAGTCGGTGGAAATGCTGATCCAGGGGATGAACACCCTGAGGCACCGCTGCGTGGAGGGGATCGCGGCCAACGAGGAGCGTTGCCGCTCCCTGGTGGAGAACAGCATCGGGCTGGTCACCGCCCTGGTCCCCTGGCTCGGGTACGCGACGGCGAGCGACCTGGCCCGGGAGGCGCTCGAAACCGGCGCGAGCGTCTACGCGCTCGTGCTGCGCGACAACCTTCTCTCCAGGGAGAAGCTCGACCGGATTCTCGCTCCGGAAAACATGATCCGGCCCGGGAAGATGACGGCGGATTAG
- a CDS encoding DUF1018 domain-containing protein: MKIDRNKLAVIHIVKKELGLDEERYREILREAAGVESARDLDDASFRRLMNVFMRSRHYRPRPDGITLRQKYFIGNLRRELGWGEDHFRNFLVKYHHRDQLERLTKAEASRLIESLKNVKAHAGGE, encoded by the coding sequence ATGAAGATCGACCGGAACAAGCTGGCCGTCATCCATATCGTGAAGAAGGAGCTCGGCCTGGACGAGGAGCGGTACCGGGAGATCCTGCGCGAAGCCGCCGGGGTGGAGTCGGCGCGCGACCTGGACGACGCGAGTTTCCGCCGGCTGATGAACGTCTTCATGCGCAGCCGTCACTACCGGCCGCGGCCCGACGGGATCACGCTCCGGCAGAAGTACTTCATCGGGAACCTGCGCCGGGAACTCGGGTGGGGCGAGGACCACTTCCGCAATTTCCTCGTCAAGTACCATCACAGGGATCAGCTGGAGCGGCTGACGAAGGCGGAGGCGAGCCGGCTGATCGAGTCGCTCAAGAACGTCAAGGCCCATGCCGGAGGGGAATGA